One window of the Candidatus Zixiibacteriota bacterium genome contains the following:
- a CDS encoding Serine/threonine protein kinase encodes MQLDIKTDTRPEIDDYEIIEKIGQGGIAEIYKARQKSLGRHVAIKVLFPDLINDPDIVRRFDREANTIAALNHPNIVHVIDKGIAAGRYYFIMEHVDGTSFKEIIGDSKYSIQEKLELLVMVLKGLDYAHKNGVIHRDIKPANILIDKNGNALLADFGIARVPGKGEQENTKSDIIMGTIAYMSPEQRESSASVDLTTDIFSIGVMIYEILVGKRPAGRFKLPSEVNSTVSRRFDDIIARCLAESPADRYQTAVELKNDLLNVISGRARSGAIFKGEIIGVENLIGKCQHLDTIRDSKFSSTVLVENKETRELYIIKKNEKSGAGLKESRILANLKHKNIINILGAGGDNRRLIVMTEYAPGGSLADRMIRPYPYDKAMEIMIEVAEGLDFVHKNNIVHGNLRPSNILFTKENRVKLTDFGLPPHYNMAEKNWYVAPERRNSRQGDIYAMGVILHQMLFGKNPVYDRAGKLFLGNLQKTIPAPLYEIMNKLLAIRTTQRYRAIDEFLNDWDAFKVSITHTHAPLETPPARKISASAGWLKKLLQSLKIFKN; translated from the coding sequence ATGCAGTTGGATATAAAAACAGACACCCGGCCCGAAATCGATGATTACGAAATCATCGAAAAAATCGGGCAGGGGGGGATCGCCGAAATCTACAAGGCGCGCCAGAAATCCCTGGGGCGGCATGTGGCCATCAAGGTTCTTTTTCCGGACCTGATTAACGATCCCGATATCGTTCGCCGTTTCGACCGCGAGGCCAACACTATCGCCGCTCTCAATCATCCCAACATCGTGCACGTCATCGATAAGGGCATCGCCGCCGGGCGGTACTATTTTATTATGGAACACGTCGACGGCACCTCCTTCAAAGAAATAATCGGCGACAGCAAATACTCCATCCAGGAAAAACTGGAACTCCTCGTGATGGTCCTCAAAGGGCTCGATTACGCCCACAAGAACGGGGTGATTCACCGCGATATAAAACCGGCCAATATCCTCATCGATAAAAACGGCAATGCCCTTCTGGCCGACTTCGGCATCGCCCGCGTTCCCGGCAAAGGCGAGCAGGAAAACACCAAATCCGATATCATCATGGGCACAATCGCCTATATGTCCCCGGAACAGCGCGAGAGTTCCGCCAGTGTCGATTTGACCACCGATATTTTTTCCATCGGCGTGATGATCTATGAAATTCTTGTCGGGAAACGTCCCGCCGGACGATTCAAACTTCCCTCCGAAGTCAACAGCACCGTTTCCAGGCGATTTGACGACATCATCGCCAGGTGTCTCGCCGAATCCCCCGCTGATCGCTACCAAACGGCGGTCGAATTAAAAAATGATCTGCTCAATGTCATCTCCGGACGGGCCCGGAGCGGCGCCATTTTCAAAGGGGAAATAATCGGAGTCGAGAACCTCATCGGCAAATGCCAGCACCTCGATACTATCCGCGATTCCAAATTCAGTTCCACCGTCCTCGTGGAAAACAAGGAGACCCGCGAACTTTATATCATCAAGAAAAACGAAAAATCGGGCGCCGGTCTCAAGGAATCACGGATTCTGGCCAACCTGAAACATAAAAATATTATCAACATCCTCGGTGCCGGCGGGGACAACCGCCGCCTGATCGTGATGACCGAATATGCCCCCGGAGGGTCCCTCGCCGACCGCATGATCCGGCCTTACCCCTATGATAAAGCGATGGAAATAATGATCGAGGTCGCCGAGGGGCTCGATTTTGTTCACAAAAATAATATCGTGCACGGCAACCTGAGGCCGTCCAATATTCTTTTCACCAAGGAAAACCGCGTCAAATTGACCGATTTCGGCCTGCCCCCGCACTACAACATGGCCGAGAAAAACTGGTATGTCGCCCCGGAACGGCGCAACAGCCGGCAGGGCGATATCTACGCCATGGGCGTCATATTGCACCAGATGCTTTTCGGCAAGAATCCGGTCTATGATCGGGCGGGAAAACTGTTCCTGGGAAACTTGCAGAAGACCATTCCGGCGCCGTTGTATGAAATCATGAACAAACTTCTGGCAATCCGTACTACCCAAAGATATCGCGCTATTGACGAATTCCTGAATGACTGGGATGCGTTTAAAGTTAGTATCACTCACACCCACGCTCCACTCGAAACCCCGCCGGCGCGCAAGATATCCGCTTCAGCCGGTTGGCTGAAAAAACTCTTGCAGTCTTTAAAAATCTTTAAGAATTAA
- a CDS encoding membrane hypothetical protein (Evidence 5 : Unknown function) codes for MDKSDQSSRTKWSTFMKKRMLSSFVLSAVIVGLLVGNAHMALDVGYPKFLQPAGLALVDISLILAVPAMLVFSLMEPVGLAWELKGRESFIVSNPEAWIFCILLYALIIYGMRFLWSWYRQRKTAPGRHSAP; via the coding sequence ATGGATAAATCAGATCAGAGTTCGCGGACCAAATGGTCAACCTTCATGAAAAAAAGAATGCTTTCTTCCTTTGTTTTGTCGGCCGTTATAGTTGGATTACTTGTCGGGAATGCTCACATGGCACTTGACGTTGGCTATCCGAAATTTCTGCAACCGGCGGGTCTGGCGCTGGTAGATATCAGCCTAATATTGGCCGTTCCGGCCATGCTGGTTTTCTCATTAATGGAGCCAGTGGGACTGGCATGGGAATTGAAAGGTCGCGAGAGCTTCATTGTATCAAATCCGGAAGCGTGGATATTTTGTATCCTTTTATATGCCCTTATTATTTATGGCATGCGATTCTTGTGGTCGTGGTATCGACAAAGAAAAACGGCTCCCGGCCGGCATTCTGCGCCGTGA
- a CDS encoding conserved membrane hypothetical protein (Evidence 4 : Unknown function but conserved in other organisms), which translates to MEMLQWNDYIKIFVAVLVIIDPIGAIPVFLGLTGHNTDSDRKHIARIAALATAVILIVSSIFGNTILHFFGISMASFRVAGGILLLFLGIAMMHAQQSPTRHTPEEDQEAENKESIAVVPMAMPLLAGPGAISTVIIYSQEVPGWGHKGILMASCVVAAVLLWLTMRLAIPMSRVLGRTGINITTRVMGLILTAISIEFISSGLLQLFPGLA; encoded by the coding sequence ATGGAAATGCTCCAGTGGAATGATTATATAAAAATCTTTGTCGCGGTTCTGGTCATTATCGATCCGATCGGCGCTATCCCGGTATTCCTGGGACTTACCGGCCATAATACCGATTCGGACCGCAAGCATATCGCCCGAATTGCGGCACTGGCCACGGCCGTGATTCTGATAGTATCGAGCATTTTCGGAAATACCATCCTGCATTTTTTCGGAATCAGTATGGCGTCGTTCCGGGTGGCCGGAGGGATCTTGCTTCTATTCCTTGGTATCGCCATGATGCACGCCCAGCAAAGTCCGACCCGTCACACCCCCGAGGAGGATCAGGAGGCGGAGAACAAAGAAAGTATTGCCGTAGTGCCGATGGCAATGCCGCTTCTGGCGGGGCCGGGGGCGATAAGCACGGTAATTATCTATTCGCAGGAAGTACCGGGCTGGGGGCACAAAGGTATCCTGATGGCCAGTTGCGTGGTGGCGGCGGTACTTCTCTGGCTGACCATGCGCCTGGCGATACCGATGAGCCGGGTTTTGGGCCGGACCGGAATAAATATCACCACCCGTGTGATGGGGCTGATTCTTACCGCCATTTCGATTGAATTTATCTCCAGCGGCCTCCTGCAGCTCTTTCCGGGGCTGGCCTAA
- a CDS encoding hypothetical protein (Evidence 5 : Unknown function): protein MGLKFKCSTCRKPIVSGYLKRGETMACPHCGALVAVPDFATETDESPSIRAQHRPSPVQEQTKTEFKLAEREDLVPICPHCEASLNEIYTRTKGIPFISADNTVYFCPHCLKVLGFGKSRMG from the coding sequence GTGGGTCTGAAATTCAAATGTTCAACCTGCCGCAAGCCGATAGTAAGCGGCTATCTGAAACGGGGCGAAACCATGGCCTGTCCCCATTGCGGGGCGCTGGTGGCTGTTCCCGATTTCGCCACCGAAACCGACGAATCACCGTCGATTCGCGCTCAACACAGGCCATCGCCGGTTCAGGAGCAGACTAAAACGGAATTCAAATTAGCCGAACGCGAGGATCTTGTGCCGATCTGTCCGCATTGTGAGGCATCGCTCAATGAGATTTATACCCGGACCAAAGGGATTCCATTTATTTCCGCCGACAACACGGTTTATTTCTGCCCGCATTGTCTGAAAGTGCTCGGTTTCGGCAAGAGCCGGATGGGGTAA
- the panB gene encoding 3-methyl-2-oxobutanoate hydroxymethyltransferase: MADTNIRKKMTVLRFVDKKAKGEKIAVLTAYDFFTAKTLDRAGVDSLLVGDSAGMVVYGEKSTHPVTMEMMLAHVRAVARATQYALVIADMPFMSYQPSLETAITNAGRFVREASAEAVKLEGGIEMAGTVKRIVECGIPVMGHIGMTPQSIYRFGGARVQGRQEKSRQYLIESAQALEEAGAFSMVLELIQADTATEITDAVHIPTIGIGAGKDCDGQVLVINDILGLYDIYTPKFVRRYVDLPPLIEKAAREFVADVRSGSYPNDDESFLKKE, translated from the coding sequence ATGGCAGATACGAATATTCGCAAAAAAATGACGGTGCTTCGCTTTGTCGATAAGAAAGCGAAGGGCGAAAAGATTGCTGTCCTGACCGCTTATGATTTTTTCACGGCCAAGACGCTGGACAGGGCCGGAGTCGATTCCCTTCTGGTCGGCGATTCGGCCGGAATGGTCGTGTACGGCGAAAAGAGTACGCACCCGGTGACGATGGAAATGATGCTGGCGCATGTGCGGGCAGTGGCGCGGGCGACGCAATACGCGCTGGTTATCGCCGATATGCCGTTCATGTCGTATCAACCATCGCTGGAGACGGCGATAACCAACGCCGGGAGATTTGTCCGGGAGGCGAGCGCCGAGGCGGTGAAACTCGAAGGCGGCATCGAGATGGCCGGGACGGTCAAGCGGATAGTCGAATGCGGTATCCCGGTGATGGGGCATATCGGAATGACCCCGCAATCGATATACCGTTTCGGCGGAGCCAGAGTGCAGGGACGGCAGGAAAAATCGCGGCAGTATCTGATCGAATCGGCGCAGGCGCTGGAAGAGGCCGGGGCGTTCTCGATGGTTCTGGAGTTGATACAGGCCGATACGGCGACGGAAATTACTGACGCGGTTCATATTCCGACTATCGGAATCGGGGCGGGCAAAGATTGCGACGGGCAGGTGCTGGTGATAAACGATATTCTGGGATTATATGATATCTATACTCCGAAATTTGTCCGCCGCTATGTCGATCTGCCGCCTCTGATCGAGAAGGCGGCGCGGGAGTTTGTCGCCGATGTCAGAAGCGGGTCATACCCGAACGACGACGAATCATTCCTGAAAAAGGAATAG
- a CDS encoding Deoxynucleoside kinase, giving the protein MSEPKYIAIEGVIGAGKTTLARLLADEIGAELLLDEAMNNPFLVDFYKNPKRFALSAQLYFLLTRYQQQQGLLVHDLFAQKIIADYSFARDHIFASVNLAGPELTVYEKILPLLIAHIPKPDLTIYLQASTPVLKSRIHKRNLAFEKTIDDDYLNQLNEAFNYFFFHYEESPLLVVKTDDIDFVNNSDDFRNIVEIIKKPVSGKKYYAPAGSN; this is encoded by the coding sequence ATGTCTGAACCGAAATATATCGCCATTGAAGGCGTAATCGGAGCCGGTAAGACGACTTTGGCGCGGCTTCTGGCCGACGAAATCGGCGCCGAATTGCTTCTGGATGAAGCGATGAATAATCCTTTCCTGGTCGATTTTTACAAAAATCCGAAGCGCTTCGCGCTTTCGGCGCAATTGTATTTTCTTCTGACCCGCTACCAGCAACAGCAGGGACTTCTGGTGCATGATCTATTCGCCCAGAAAATTATCGCCGATTATTCGTTTGCCCGCGATCATATATTTGCGTCGGTCAATCTGGCGGGACCGGAACTAACGGTTTACGAGAAGATTCTTCCCCTCTTGATTGCCCATATCCCCAAGCCGGATCTGACCATATATCTGCAGGCCAGCACACCGGTTCTGAAGAGCCGGATCCACAAACGCAATTTGGCGTTCGAGAAGACTATCGACGACGACTATCTCAATCAACTCAACGAGGCCTTCAATTATTTCTTCTTTCATTATGAAGAGAGCCCGCTTCTGGTGGTCAAGACCGACGATATCGATTTTGTTAACAATTCCGATGATTTTCGTAATATTGTAGAGATAATAAAGAAGCCGGTGTCGGGGAAGAAATATTACGCCCCGGCCGGGAGTAATTGA
- the folK gene encoding 2-amino-4-hydroxy-6-hydroxymethyldihydropteridinepyrophosphokinase, which yields MKSTVYLAFGSNLGDREGNLCKACEMIASMEGFELIECSPIYINPAMEMAEPAPGFLNMVAKGDYAYRPLELLNQIELIEKKLGRADKGGYKPRTIDIDILLFGKEVIETERLSVPHRKLTMRPFFLVPLLQIEPELIHPVTGEKVATYLRDGDQAQMILYKDNLFRNV from the coding sequence ATGAAGAGCACGGTATATCTCGCATTTGGTTCTAATCTCGGCGACCGGGAGGGCAACCTCTGCAAGGCCTGCGAAATGATCGCCTCCATGGAAGGATTCGAACTGATCGAATGCTCCCCGATATATATCAATCCGGCGATGGAAATGGCCGAACCGGCTCCGGGTTTTCTCAACATGGTGGCCAAAGGAGATTATGCTTATCGGCCGCTGGAACTTCTCAACCAGATTGAATTGATCGAAAAGAAACTGGGACGGGCCGACAAGGGGGGATACAAGCCGCGGACGATCGATATCGATATCCTTCTTTTCGGTAAGGAAGTTATCGAAACGGAGCGTCTTTCGGTGCCGCACCGCAAATTGACCATGCGCCCGTTCTTTCTGGTGCCGCTATTGCAGATCGAGCCGGAGTTAATTCATCCGGTCACGGGGGAAAAAGTAGCGACCTATCTCAGGGACGGCGATCAGGCCCAGATGATTTTGTATAAGGACAACTTATTCCGCAATGTCTGA
- the folB gene encoding Dihydroneopterin aldolase — translation MDVIRLKDMVFYGYHGVTAAEKETGRRFEVDCELETDLAPPGESDSLKDTVDYEAVYQKIRGIVEGKAFSLVESLAVSLANEILNDFPVFHVTVRVRKIIPPIAGNIEHIEIEVSRQQPDPSKIIADNKN, via the coding sequence ATGGATGTTATAAGACTGAAAGATATGGTGTTTTACGGATACCACGGCGTCACGGCGGCCGAGAAGGAAACAGGCCGGCGTTTTGAAGTGGACTGCGAACTGGAAACCGACCTGGCGCCGCCGGGGGAATCGGATTCGCTCAAAGATACGGTCGATTATGAAGCGGTCTATCAGAAGATTCGAGGCATAGTCGAAGGAAAAGCGTTTTCGCTGGTGGAGAGTCTGGCGGTATCGCTGGCCAATGAGATACTCAATGATTTTCCGGTTTTTCACGTGACGGTGCGGGTGCGCAAGATTATTCCTCCGATTGCGGGAAATATCGAACATATCGAAATCGAAGTCAGCCGCCAGCAACCTGACCCGTCGAAGATAATTGCCGATAATAAGAACTAA
- a CDS encoding putative LL-diaminopimelate aminotransferase (Evidence 3 : Putative function from multiple computational evidences): MIKKVILDKADRIYHFPFDPEEYFPKRTMAARERGLPIIDLGHFRWPGDIPQAGADMQMASGEELLKLKRILADWLKKECGLKVNPRREIYLGHGIRRIMLDLSLAFVESGDIVLCPEPGLPVYRKNVICAGGVPVSYTLSEKTNYKPSLKKIAARLGKAAHIIILNNPHNPLGSILDETELEELVRMASKENLFIVNDAAYCSLTSDKYVSPLAIPGGDRVAAEVFSIPFAFGLPPMPFGFAVGSSEIISGLETIGRATGNFIPRGWIDLAIKGVENFPSPALKEIRKNVQQSRLAAREVADRLGWKCVSGDGAPFVWLKIPRRRQSSSFAAAMLRRRRILTLPGSAFGESGEGYLRLSLTASADDYRKAGERVTRKNILKKGIREE, translated from the coding sequence ATGATCAAGAAGGTTATTCTCGATAAAGCCGACCGGATTTATCATTTTCCGTTCGATCCGGAGGAATATTTCCCCAAGCGGACGATGGCGGCGCGGGAAAGAGGGCTCCCCATAATAGATCTGGGGCACTTTCGCTGGCCGGGTGATATTCCTCAGGCAGGGGCGGACATGCAGATGGCATCGGGTGAAGAACTTCTCAAATTGAAAAGAATTCTGGCCGACTGGCTGAAAAAGGAATGCGGGCTGAAAGTCAATCCCCGGCGGGAAATTTATCTCGGCCATGGAATCCGCAGAATCATGCTTGATCTCTCCCTGGCATTCGTGGAGAGCGGCGATATTGTTTTGTGTCCCGAGCCGGGGTTGCCGGTCTATCGCAAGAATGTTATCTGCGCGGGAGGGGTGCCGGTTTCTTATACTCTTTCGGAAAAAACCAATTATAAACCATCATTGAAAAAGATCGCCGCAAGACTGGGAAAAGCGGCGCATATAATAATTCTCAACAACCCCCACAATCCGCTCGGTTCGATTCTCGATGAGACGGAACTGGAGGAACTGGTGCGGATGGCGTCGAAAGAAAATCTTTTCATTGTCAATGACGCCGCTTATTGCTCGCTCACCTCGGACAAATATGTCTCCCCTCTGGCGATACCGGGCGGGGATCGGGTGGCGGCCGAGGTTTTCTCTATTCCGTTCGCTTTCGGTCTTCCCCCGATGCCGTTCGGATTCGCGGTCGGGTCATCGGAAATAATCTCCGGATTGGAGACGATCGGCCGGGCCACGGGGAATTTCATTCCGCGGGGCTGGATCGATCTGGCCATTAAGGGGGTGGAAAATTTCCCCTCCCCCGCTTTGAAGGAAATTCGGAAAAATGTTCAGCAGTCGCGGCTGGCGGCGCGGGAGGTCGCCGATCGACTCGGGTGGAAGTGTGTCAGCGGCGACGGCGCGCCGTTTGTCTGGCTGAAGATTCCCCGCCGGCGGCAGTCATCGTCCTTTGCGGCGGCCATGTTGCGCCGTCGAAGAATCCTGACTCTACCCGGATCGGCTTTCGGCGAGAGTGGCGAGGGGTATCTGCGACTCTCCCTGACGGCATCGGCCGACGATTATCGGAAAGCCGGTGAAAGGGTCACGCGAAAAAATATACTGAAAAAAGGAATCCGGGAGGAGTAA
- a CDS encoding Class II aldolase/adducin-like protein → MKESEARQLLVKYGRRIYEKGFIAGTDGNLSVRLKSGAIVVTPAGRAKGFLAGQDMVVVDREGKITSSSGRPSSELLMHLAVYRNRPEITACCHAHPPFATAFSITGRKVPEGILPEVIVSVGKISLIAYAPPGTEMVPKALEKYIKTSQAFILRNHGVLTIGRNMEEAYDRMETVEHYIKIIYIAETKGKLNFLDKNEIRRLEKIRTAKLRETE, encoded by the coding sequence ATGAAGGAATCAGAAGCCCGACAACTCCTTGTAAAATATGGGCGAAGAATCTATGAAAAGGGATTTATCGCCGGAACCGACGGCAACCTTTCTGTCCGGTTGAAAAGCGGCGCGATTGTCGTAACCCCGGCCGGGAGAGCCAAAGGTTTTCTGGCAGGCCAAGATATGGTAGTTGTCGATCGCGAGGGGAAGATTACATCGTCATCAGGGCGGCCGTCATCGGAATTGTTGATGCATCTGGCGGTCTATAGAAATCGTCCTGAAATAACCGCCTGTTGCCACGCCCATCCCCCTTTTGCCACGGCGTTCTCGATAACCGGACGAAAGGTTCCGGAAGGCATTTTGCCGGAAGTCATTGTTTCGGTCGGGAAAATTTCACTGATTGCATATGCTCCCCCGGGAACGGAGATGGTGCCGAAGGCGCTGGAGAAATATATCAAGACGAGTCAGGCATTCATTCTGAGGAATCACGGAGTCCTGACAATCGGGCGAAATATGGAAGAGGCGTATGACCGGATGGAAACGGTTGAACATTATATCAAAATAATCTATATTGCCGAAACCAAAGGTAAACTGAATTTTCTCGACAAGAATGAAATCCGCCGTCTGGAAAAAATCAGGACGGCAAAGTTGCGGGAAACAGAATGA